The region GGGGCGCGTATACCGTGCGCTCTCTCGGGGGATTGATCAATACCGTCGGACTCCTCCCAAAAGGATCCCTGAAGTTCTTTCCTCTTTTTTACAACTACTATCGCACCGCGAAATCCCGGCGCAAGGATCTGCCGGAATACGATGAGATCACCTCCATCATCGGCACGAACCGCAAACCCCCAATCACCTTCATGGGCGTGTGGGATACGGTGGGGGCTCTCGGAGCGCCGACGCCGCTGCTGGGACGCATTACGCGTTCATGGGTCGGCTTCCACGACACACGTGCAGGGAATATTCAGTACGCTTACCACGCGCTCGCGGTGGATGAGCTGCGCAAACCCTTCGCACCAAGTGTGTGGACCGAGAAGGACGATGTCTGCAAGGTCATGAAGCAGGTCTGGTTCGCCGGTGCGCACTCGAACGTGGGCGGAGGCTATCTCGATTGCGGACTGTCGGATGGCGCCCTGATCTGGATGATGAACAACGCCACCCGGCATGGACTCCGCCTGCTCGATGACTGGATGGAGCAGGCCGATCGCATCCAGGCGAATCCCGATGCGGAGATCGTCCATTCCTATAAACTGATGTACAGGATTTTCGGAGCGATTTTCCGCTGGCGCTACCCGCGTCCCATCGGCGGCAAACACCGGGATGTGAACGGGACGCGGGTAAGCGGCTGCGAGGAATTCGTGCATGACAGTCTCCACTGGCGCGCGCGAAAGAACAAGCACACCGTCAATCCCCGGAACCTGGCCTACGGGATTGAACACCTCCCGGTGGACAAGCCCTGACCGCCTGCACCAGCACGGAAACGATCAACCATCGCCGTATATCGCTGTTTGCGTTTGTAAGAATGGCACAGCATTTTGGAGAGGCATCGCCGTCGCAACAGATATATGGAGATCATTCTGCAACCCACGCTGAACATCGGTATTGTCGGAGGTTCGCTGGCGGGTTGTTCCGCAGCCATCCTCCTGAAACGCGCCGGACATGAGGTCACCGTTTATGAACGTTCCAACGGAGATCTGAAAGGACGCGGCGGCGGCATCGGCACGACGGGGATCGTGCTCGAATCGCTGATACGCAACGGTATCATTGATGAAGATTTCCCGCACTGCACGATGGACCTCATGCCCTTCATCGGGAAAGGGGAACAGCAGCAGAAGCTGGGGAACTCGCCCTGGAGCATGCCCCTCGATCTGCAGACCTTCCACTGGAGTGCGCTCTGGCGAACCCTGCGCTCGCGCGTACCGGATTCGTCCTATCATGCGGGCGTGCCCGTCGCCTCTGCGGAAATGCTCGACAATCGTCAGGTGCGCCTTCATCTCGAAAGCGGCGAAAGCAAGGATTTCGATCTCGTCATTTTCGCCGACGGCGCGCATTCTCTCGGACGCAGCCTGCTCTTTCCGGACAGCGCATTGCAGTACCGCGGCTATATTCTCTGGAGGGGACTGCTGCCGGAATCAGAGATCGATGACAGTGCGCCACTTGAAGCTGCCGTCCCGCGCCTTTCGCATCAGCGTGAACCTGGGAATACCGTCATGTATTTCATTCCTGGTTACGACGGCGATACCACCCCCGGCAAACGCATCTGTAACTGGGCAGTGTACGTCCCCCTGCGTGAGGAACATGTCCCTTCGTTCATGACGGGAAAAAACGGCATGCCCTACAAAGGGATGCTCCCTCCGGGGAGTATGCGTCCGGAAGAAGAACAGCGCCTCAAGCACATGGCCCGTGAAAACCTCCCCACCTATTACGCGGATATCATCGCACGCAGCAGTGATACTTACGCGCATCTCATCTATACGGCCGAGGTGCCTTCCTATTACAGGAATCGCATGTGCCTGATCGGCGATGCCGGTGCCGTCATTCAGCCGTTCACCGGATCGGGTATTTTCAAGGGATACAACA is a window of bacterium DNA encoding:
- a CDS encoding NAD(P)-binding protein — protein: MEIILQPTLNIGIVGGSLAGCSAAILLKRAGHEVTVYERSNGDLKGRGGGIGTTGIVLESLIRNGIIDEDFPHCTMDLMPFIGKGEQQQKLGNSPWSMPLDLQTFHWSALWRTLRSRVPDSSYHAGVPVASAEMLDNRQVRLHLESGESKDFDLVIFADGAHSLGRSLLFPDSALQYRGYILWRGLLPESEIDDSAPLEAAVPRLSHQREPGNTVMYFIPGYDGDTTPGKRICNWAVYVPLREEHVPSFMTGKNGMPYKGMLPPGSMRPEEEQRLKHMARENLPTYYADIIARSSDTYAHLIYTAEVPSYYRNRMCLIGDAGAVIQPFTGSGIFKGYNNIRSLIDALEDTGNIDQALLQWDAMQIVIGRRLMALGDQMEQAFIWNPLDLSSADSSSTEKWWSSSVRFPEDFSLRRQPTARDI
- a CDS encoding DUF2235 domain-containing protein, which encodes MSVDSSSSPRRLIICCDGTWNSPGKGVQRLGEREQCTNVVKTVRSIAPLDEHGQDQIVYYDSGVGTAGLFDKYVGGFTGHGIRENIEQAYRFLANNYRDGDEIWCFGFSRGAYTVRSLGGLINTVGLLPKGSLKFFPLFYNYYRTAKSRRKDLPEYDEITSIIGTNRKPPITFMGVWDTVGALGAPTPLLGRITRSWVGFHDTRAGNIQYAYHALAVDELRKPFAPSVWTEKDDVCKVMKQVWFAGAHSNVGGGYLDCGLSDGALIWMMNNATRHGLRLLDDWMEQADRIQANPDAEIVHSYKLMYRIFGAIFRWRYPRPIGGKHRDVNGTRVSGCEEFVHDSLHWRARKNKHTVNPRNLAYGIEHLPVDKP